A DNA window from Comamonas fluminis contains the following coding sequences:
- a CDS encoding adenosine deaminase family protein, giving the protein MNAAPTAPTPELTAFAHAIPKMELHCHLLGTVRKNTFIELAERSTAALTREEIEAFYTRGEKPVGVLRVLRALDQWLLQTPADLERITYEYLQDAAAHNVRYAEFFWNPTGTVQCSGMSYAQAQQAILSGSAAAQKDCGIRGRLVPSIDREAPPEAAVQMVQWMLDNRHEDVPGIGIDYRENDRPPELFLEAYALARKNGLKTTAHASEFGLPWNNLQTAIELLKVDRVDHGYTVIDNPELAQRCADLGMVFTVVPTNSYYLRTLAPERWALDHPIRQMPSMGLRVHPNTDDPTLHHVNPTGAWTKMVSDFGFSMDDLKGFMLNGIDAAWIDDSEKRSLRPQWSAEFDALRTAHHFD; this is encoded by the coding sequence ATGAATGCTGCGCCGACTGCCCCCACCCCTGAATTGACCGCCTTTGCCCACGCCATCCCCAAGATGGAGCTGCACTGCCACCTGCTGGGTACGGTACGCAAGAACACGTTTATCGAGCTGGCCGAACGATCCACGGCCGCACTGACGCGAGAAGAGATCGAAGCCTTCTACACACGCGGCGAAAAGCCTGTGGGTGTGCTGCGTGTGCTGCGCGCACTGGATCAATGGTTGCTGCAAACCCCGGCAGACCTGGAACGCATCACCTACGAATACCTGCAGGATGCCGCCGCCCACAACGTGCGCTATGCCGAATTTTTCTGGAACCCCACAGGCACGGTGCAATGCTCGGGCATGAGCTACGCGCAGGCCCAGCAGGCGATTCTTTCCGGTTCCGCCGCCGCGCAGAAGGACTGCGGCATACGCGGGCGACTGGTGCCATCGATTGACCGCGAAGCCCCGCCCGAAGCGGCTGTGCAGATGGTGCAATGGATGCTGGACAACCGCCATGAAGACGTGCCCGGCATCGGCATCGACTACCGCGAAAACGATCGCCCGCCCGAGCTGTTTCTGGAAGCCTATGCACTGGCGCGCAAAAACGGCCTCAAGACCACGGCCCACGCCAGCGAATTCGGCCTGCCCTGGAACAATCTGCAAACCGCCATCGAGCTGCTCAAGGTGGACCGTGTGGACCACGGCTACACCGTCATCGACAACCCCGAACTGGCCCAGCGCTGTGCTGATCTGGGCATGGTGTTCACCGTGGTGCCTACCAACTCTTACTATCTGCGCACGCTGGCCCCTGAGCGCTGGGCGCTGGACCACCCCATTCGCCAAATGCCCTCCATGGGCCTGCGCGTGCACCCCAATACCGACGACCCCACGCTGCACCATGTCAACCCCACGGGAGCCTGGACCAAGATGGTCAGCGACTTTGGTTTTTCCATGGATGACCTCAAAGGCTTCATGCTCAACGGCATAGATGCCGCCTGGATTGACGACAGTGAAAAGCGCAGCCTGCGCCCGCAGTGGAGCGCGGAATTTGATGCGCTTCGCACAGCACACCATTTCGATTAA
- a CDS encoding low molecular weight protein-tyrosine-phosphatase, with amino-acid sequence MKQTQPFRVLMVCTGNICRSPTAHGVLEKMVADAGLEHRVQVDSAGTHSYHVGDPPDARSQQHALRRGYDLSAQRARQLTRQDFDDFDLILVMDSANEIAARRIATAAQQQRMKRLTDYCQRFEDREVPDPYYGGERGFEHVLDLVEDACQNLLQALAQNHQT; translated from the coding sequence ATGAAACAGACGCAACCCTTTCGCGTGCTCATGGTCTGCACCGGCAATATCTGCCGCAGCCCCACCGCGCACGGCGTGCTGGAAAAGATGGTGGCTGATGCGGGGCTTGAGCATCGGGTGCAAGTGGACTCGGCCGGCACACACAGCTACCACGTGGGCGACCCACCTGACGCCCGCAGCCAGCAGCACGCGCTGCGCCGTGGCTACGATCTGAGCGCTCAGCGCGCACGCCAGCTGACGCGCCAGGACTTTGACGATTTCGATCTGATTCTGGTCATGGACAGCGCCAATGAAATCGCTGCACGCCGCATTGCCACTGCCGCCCAGCAGCAGCGCATGAAGCGCCTGACCGACTACTGCCAGCGCTTTGAAGACCGCGAAGTGCCAGACCCCTACTATGGCGGCGAGCGCGGGTTTGAACATGTGCTGGATCTGGTCGAAGACGCTTGCCAGAATCTGCTGCAAGCCCTTGCGCAAAATCATCAGACCTGA
- a CDS encoding formate dehydrogenase subunit gamma yields the protein MPHAPSAQSREAALPLLTAAQTDALKHCLERFALEPGGLLPLLHDLQHALGFIPRAAVPVIAQALNLSRAEVHGVISHYPHFREQPIGQTLIQICRAESCQSRGSEALLAHAEVALGCKSHQTTADGCVTLEPVYCLGLCAQSPAVMVNEREVHAQMTPSKLDVLLKNVQSNQSGVKVNKALSATEMKANAAVRIYVPRDAAALAVGADAVATALQAEAAARGLKIELVRNGSRGLLWLETLVEVDTAQGRVAYGPVNAADVAGLLDAGLLQGLPHALCHGLTEQIPYLAKQERLTFARVGVIDPLSLQDYEAHGGWQGLKVAAALAPEVVVQQVLDSGLRGRGGAAFPAGIKWKTVAAAKGTGPCPQKYIACNADEGDSGTFADRLLMEGDPYCLIEGMAIAALAVGATQGYIYVRSEYPHAIATLNEAIARASAAGWLGANVAGSGKPFHLQVRKGAGSYVCGEETAMLESIEGKRGIVRAKPPLPAIEGLFGKPTVINNVITLATVPIIMARGAAFYQGFGMGRSRGTLPFQIAGNIARGGLVEKAFGLTLRELVEDFGGGTITGRPVKAIQVGGPLGSYVAPADWDDPLDYETYATKGNVVGHGGLVVHDDSADMAQLARYAMEFCAIESCGKCTPCRIGSTRGVEVIDRITHNTGAAHAANVALLESLCDTMQHGSLCAMGGMTPYPVRSALQHYPADFGIEPVQAVNPV from the coding sequence ATGCCCCACGCCCCATCTGCACAGAGCCGCGAAGCGGCGCTGCCCTTACTCACTGCTGCCCAGACGGATGCGCTCAAGCATTGTCTGGAGCGCTTCGCCCTTGAACCCGGCGGCCTGCTGCCGTTATTGCATGACTTGCAGCACGCGCTGGGCTTTATCCCGCGTGCGGCGGTGCCTGTGATTGCGCAGGCGCTGAACCTCTCGCGTGCGGAGGTGCATGGCGTCATCAGCCATTACCCCCATTTTCGTGAGCAGCCGATTGGCCAGACCCTGATTCAGATCTGCCGCGCCGAGTCCTGCCAGTCGCGTGGCAGCGAGGCGTTGCTGGCCCATGCCGAAGTGGCACTGGGCTGCAAATCTCATCAAACCACGGCAGATGGCTGCGTGACGCTGGAGCCGGTTTACTGTCTGGGCCTGTGTGCCCAGTCCCCCGCAGTCATGGTGAACGAGCGCGAAGTTCATGCGCAGATGACACCATCCAAGCTGGATGTGTTGCTGAAAAATGTGCAATCAAATCAGTCTGGAGTTAAGGTAAATAAAGCGCTTTCAGCTACTGAAATGAAAGCGAATGCAGCGGTGCGCATCTATGTTCCGCGTGATGCCGCGGCGCTGGCAGTGGGCGCGGATGCGGTGGCAACAGCGTTGCAGGCGGAGGCGGCGGCGCGGGGCTTGAAGATCGAGCTCGTGCGCAATGGCTCGCGTGGCCTGCTGTGGCTGGAAACGCTGGTGGAGGTGGATACAGCACAGGGGCGTGTGGCCTATGGCCCGGTCAATGCTGCAGACGTTGCTGGCCTGCTGGATGCGGGGCTGCTTCAAGGCCTGCCCCATGCGCTGTGTCATGGGCTGACGGAGCAGATTCCTTATTTGGCCAAGCAAGAGCGCCTGACCTTTGCGCGGGTGGGCGTGATTGACCCACTGAGCTTGCAGGACTACGAAGCCCATGGCGGCTGGCAAGGCTTGAAGGTCGCCGCTGCCCTGGCGCCTGAGGTTGTGGTGCAGCAGGTGCTGGACTCTGGCCTGCGCGGGCGCGGTGGTGCCGCTTTCCCTGCAGGCATCAAATGGAAGACCGTGGCTGCTGCGAAAGGTACGGGACCGTGCCCGCAAAAATACATTGCCTGCAACGCCGATGAAGGTGATTCGGGCACGTTTGCCGACCGCCTGCTGATGGAGGGCGACCCGTACTGCCTGATCGAAGGCATGGCCATTGCCGCGCTGGCTGTGGGTGCCACGCAGGGCTATATCTATGTGCGCAGCGAGTATCCGCACGCCATTGCCACGCTGAACGAGGCCATTGCCCGCGCCAGTGCTGCGGGCTGGCTGGGGGCCAATGTGGCGGGGTCGGGCAAGCCCTTCCACCTGCAGGTGCGCAAGGGCGCGGGCAGCTATGTCTGCGGTGAAGAAACGGCCATGCTGGAGAGCATCGAAGGCAAGCGCGGCATTGTGCGCGCCAAGCCGCCGCTGCCAGCGATTGAAGGCCTGTTTGGCAAGCCCACGGTGATCAACAACGTCATCACGCTGGCCACGGTGCCCATCATCATGGCCAGGGGCGCTGCTTTCTATCAGGGCTTTGGCATGGGCCGCTCACGGGGCACTTTGCCGTTCCAGATCGCAGGCAACATCGCCCGCGGTGGCCTGGTCGAAAAAGCCTTCGGCCTGACGCTGCGTGAGCTGGTCGAGGACTTTGGCGGCGGCACCATCACCGGGCGCCCGGTCAAGGCGATTCAGGTCGGTGGCCCGCTGGGCAGCTATGTGGCACCTGCTGACTGGGATGATCCGCTGGACTATGAAACCTATGCAACCAAAGGCAATGTGGTCGGCCACGGCGGGCTGGTGGTGCATGACGACAGCGCCGATATGGCGCAGCTGGCGCGCTACGCCATGGAGTTCTGCGCCATCGAATCCTGCGGCAAGTGCACGCCTTGCCGCATAGGCTCCACGCGCGGCGTGGAAGTCATTGACCGCATCACCCACAACACAGGCGCGGCCCATGCCGCCAATGTGGCCTTGCTGGAGAGCCTGTGCGACACCATGCAGCATGGCAGCCTGTGCGCCATGGGCGGCATGACGCCATATCCCGTGCGCTCGGCGCTGCAGCACTATCCGGCTGATTTTGGTATTGAGCCTGTGCAGGCTGTGAACCCCGTCTGA
- a CDS encoding restriction endonuclease, whose product MAENSLFAILMRSRWWISFAICAAVVAISLAVFPKDISPFAALGAFPFFIVGCMAFYRQMRAPSPAKLQALQEQASQQSWTDFSAQLQAAWQAEGYEVQRLNQNGADLKLARNGQSCIVSARRWKAAAHGQEPLRELLAARAKQQADQAIYVAMQPLSESTAAWARQNEIIVLDAKGIALLLSKAAKQA is encoded by the coding sequence ATGGCAGAAAACTCCCTGTTCGCAATCCTGATGCGCTCGCGCTGGTGGATCAGCTTTGCGATCTGTGCCGCCGTGGTGGCCATATCGCTGGCCGTATTCCCCAAGGACATTTCACCCTTTGCCGCTCTGGGCGCATTCCCCTTCTTCATTGTGGGCTGCATGGCTTTCTACAGGCAGATGCGCGCCCCAAGCCCTGCCAAACTGCAGGCGCTGCAGGAGCAGGCCAGCCAGCAAAGCTGGACAGATTTCAGCGCTCAGCTGCAAGCCGCCTGGCAGGCCGAAGGCTACGAGGTGCAGCGCCTGAACCAGAATGGCGCCGATCTGAAGCTGGCGCGCAACGGCCAAAGCTGCATCGTCAGCGCCCGCCGCTGGAAGGCCGCCGCCCATGGCCAGGAACCGCTGCGTGAGTTGCTGGCCGCCCGCGCCAAGCAGCAGGCCGATCAGGCCATTTACGTGGCCATGCAGCCCCTGAGCGAATCCACCGCCGCCTGGGCCCGGCAAAACGAGATCATCGTGCTGGACGCCAAAGGCATTGCCCTGCTGCTGAGCAAGGCCGCCAAACAAGCCTGA
- a CDS encoding LysR family transcriptional regulator, with protein MNLLSSMRYLVALNEHRHFARAAQACHITQPALSNAIKALEDEFGAVIVRRGRVFEGLTPEGEQVLATALSMLKAEEALRQDLSVGAGKLTGKLRMAAVPTAMPMLTRFAALLRARHPGITPMVLSMSSLEIESGLEDLSLDLALGYGDRMALTARTCRTERAEHMTPARATRVMVWPQYQEHYFLLSPAGTSASHKPVTWAQAARLPLCLLTPDMHNRQIVDESFAAAGCAVTAAMETNSVLSLMQAVSDGGLHSVLPGALVATLSESARLSVRPLRSPQAQTSIAFMAPPQEAGTRAQQAAIELMQSDEWRDQCTRFAGAVR; from the coding sequence ATGAACCTGCTGTCCTCCATGCGTTATCTGGTGGCGCTCAATGAGCACCGCCATTTCGCACGGGCGGCGCAGGCCTGCCATATCACGCAGCCTGCACTGTCCAATGCGATCAAGGCGCTGGAGGATGAGTTCGGTGCGGTCATCGTGCGCCGTGGCCGCGTGTTTGAAGGTCTGACACCCGAGGGCGAGCAGGTGCTGGCCACGGCACTGTCCATGCTCAAGGCTGAAGAAGCGCTGCGCCAGGACCTGAGCGTGGGCGCAGGCAAACTCACCGGCAAGCTGCGCATGGCCGCCGTACCCACGGCCATGCCCATGCTCACAAGGTTTGCTGCGCTGCTGCGGGCGCGGCATCCGGGTATCACGCCCATGGTGCTGTCCATGAGTTCGCTGGAGATTGAAAGCGGGCTGGAAGATCTCTCGCTGGATCTGGCGCTGGGTTACGGCGACCGCATGGCCCTGACGGCGCGCACATGTCGCACGGAACGTGCTGAACACATGACCCCGGCCCGTGCCACGCGTGTCATGGTCTGGCCCCAGTATCAGGAGCATTACTTTTTGCTCAGCCCGGCGGGAACCTCTGCCAGCCATAAACCCGTGACCTGGGCGCAGGCGGCCAGGCTGCCGCTGTGTTTGCTGACCCCCGATATGCATAACCGCCAGATTGTGGACGAGAGCTTTGCGGCGGCTGGTTGCGCGGTAACGGCGGCCATGGAGACCAATTCGGTCCTCAGTCTGATGCAGGCGGTGAGTGATGGAGGCTTGCACAGCGTGCTGCCGGGGGCGCTGGTTGCGACCTTGTCAGAGTCTGCCCGCTTGTCTGTGCGGCCGCTGCGTTCACCGCAGGCCCAGACCTCCATTGCCTTTATGGCGCCGCCTCAGGAGGCGGGCACGCGGGCGCAGCAGGCGGCCATAGAACTGATGCAGTCTGATGAATGGCGCGATCAATGCACGCGCTTTGCCGGGGCCGTGCGTTGA
- the apbC gene encoding iron-sulfur cluster carrier protein ApbC, with translation MAVTEQALLNALSGVLDPHTGKDFVSTRALRNLQITGDDVSFDVEMGYPAQSLIPALRSQFIAAAKSVAGVSNVSVNITTKVASHAVQRGVQLLPGVKNIIAISSGKGGVGKSTTTANLALALAAEGARVGILDADIYGPSQPMMMGVSGKPESHDGKTMEPLENYGVQVMSIGLLVNNDQAMIWRGPMATQALEQMLRQTNWKDLDYLFVDMPPGTGDIQLTLAQRVPMTGAVVVTTPQDIALIDAKKGIQMFEKVGVPILGLVENMAAHVCTNCGHVEHIFGADGGKKMAGEQNIDYLGALPLSLQIRLQADSGKPTVVAEPESEAAQVYKKVARDLAVKVALKAKDFSSKFPTITVSSNT, from the coding sequence ATGGCTGTTACAGAACAAGCGCTGCTGAACGCGCTGTCCGGCGTGCTGGACCCCCACACTGGCAAGGACTTTGTGAGCACTCGCGCTCTGCGCAATCTGCAGATCACGGGTGATGACGTCTCGTTTGACGTGGAAATGGGCTACCCCGCTCAAAGCCTGATCCCGGCCCTGCGCAGCCAGTTCATTGCTGCCGCCAAGAGCGTGGCAGGTGTGAGCAATGTCTCGGTCAACATCACCACCAAGGTGGCCTCGCATGCGGTGCAGCGCGGCGTGCAGCTGCTGCCCGGCGTGAAGAACATCATCGCCATCTCGTCCGGCAAGGGCGGCGTGGGCAAGAGCACAACCACCGCCAATCTGGCGCTGGCGCTGGCTGCCGAAGGTGCCCGCGTCGGCATTCTGGACGCCGATATCTACGGCCCCAGCCAGCCCATGATGATGGGTGTTTCGGGCAAGCCCGAAAGCCACGACGGCAAGACCATGGAGCCGCTGGAAAACTATGGCGTGCAAGTTATGTCCATTGGCCTGCTGGTCAACAACGACCAGGCCATGATCTGGCGCGGCCCCATGGCCACGCAGGCGCTGGAGCAGATGCTGCGCCAGACCAACTGGAAGGATCTGGACTATCTGTTTGTCGATATGCCCCCCGGAACCGGTGACATTCAGCTGACTCTGGCCCAGCGCGTGCCCATGACGGGTGCCGTGGTGGTGACCACGCCGCAGGACATCGCTCTGATCGACGCCAAAAAGGGCATTCAGATGTTCGAAAAGGTGGGCGTGCCCATCCTGGGTCTGGTCGAAAACATGGCCGCCCATGTCTGCACCAACTGCGGCCATGTGGAACATATCTTTGGCGCCGATGGCGGCAAGAAGATGGCGGGCGAGCAAAACATCGACTATCTGGGTGCACTGCCCCTGTCGCTGCAGATTCGTCTGCAGGCCGACAGCGGCAAGCCCACTGTGGTGGCCGAGCCTGAGAGCGAAGCCGCGCAGGTCTACAAAAAGGTGGCACGCGACCTGGCCGTGAAGGTGGCCCTCAAGGCCAAGGACTTCTCCAGCAAGTTCCCCACGATTACGGTGAGCAGCAATACCTGA
- the fdhF gene encoding formate dehydrogenase subunit alpha, producing MLEHLKNTDYGTPLSLSEELVTLQIDGREVTVPKGTSLMRAAVDGGIKVPKLCATDSLEPFGSCRLCLVQIEGRKGFPASCTTPAEAGMKVKTQSPQLQELRKGVMELYISDHPLDCLTCSSNGDCELQDMAGVVGLREVRYGMDGANHFKGEAKVEVDTSNPYFNYDPSKCIVCNRCVRACEETQGTFALTISGRGFESRITAGQGDDFMASDCVSCGACVQACPTATLQEKAVVELGQSEHSEITTCAYCGVGCGFKAEMKGEQVVRMVPWKDGKANEGHACVKGRFAWGYATHKDRITKPMIRAKITDPWREVSWEEAIGHAASEFRRIQAQHGKDAIGGITSSRCTNEETYLVQKLIRAAFGNNNVDTCARVCHSPTGYGLGQTYGTSAGTQTFKSVEQSDVIMVIGANPTAAHPVFGSRMKKRLRAGAKRGGARLIVIDPREIDLVSSPHIKADYHLQLKPGTNVAMITALAHVIVTEGLLADAYIDERCDAKSFEQWKVFAARPENSPEATAEVTGVAPELVRGAARLYARGDASMQGRQVNGAIYYGLGVTEHAQGSTMVMGIANLAMATGNVGREGVGVNPLRGQNNVQGSCDMGSFPHELPGYRHISDSITRAEFEGAWGVRLSPEPGLRIPNMFEAALGGSFLGLYCEGEDIVQSDPNTQHVTAALSAMQCVVVQDIFLNETAKFAHVFLPGSSFMEKDGTFTNAERRISRVTQLMQPQAGYADWEVTQLLSNALGYPMNYTHPEQIMAEIASLTPSFAGVSYEKIERLGSVQWPCNDSTDEAGTSIMHKEKFVRGKGRFIITQYVATDEKVTQRFPLLLTTGRILSQYNVGAQTRRTPNSQWHSEDRLEIHPLDAEDRGVRDGDWVGIESRAGHTVLRAMVTERIQPGVVYTTFHFPESGANVITTDSSDWATNCPEYKVTAVQVMPVAQPSSWQQGYRRFNDQQLGHLAAAQLEAGEL from the coding sequence ATGCTGGAACATCTGAAAAACACGGATTACGGCACGCCTTTGAGCCTGTCCGAAGAACTGGTCACTCTGCAGATTGATGGCCGCGAAGTCACCGTGCCCAAGGGCACATCGCTGATGCGCGCAGCGGTGGATGGCGGCATCAAAGTGCCCAAGCTGTGCGCCACTGATTCGCTAGAGCCGTTTGGCTCCTGCCGCCTGTGTCTGGTGCAGATCGAAGGGCGCAAAGGTTTTCCTGCGTCCTGCACCACGCCTGCCGAAGCGGGCATGAAGGTCAAGACCCAGAGCCCGCAACTGCAGGAATTGCGCAAAGGCGTGATGGAACTGTACATCTCCGACCACCCGCTGGACTGCCTGACCTGCTCATCCAACGGTGACTGCGAGCTGCAGGACATGGCTGGTGTGGTCGGTCTGCGCGAAGTGCGTTACGGCATGGATGGTGCCAATCACTTCAAGGGTGAGGCCAAGGTCGAGGTGGATACCTCCAACCCCTATTTCAACTACGACCCCAGCAAGTGCATTGTCTGCAACCGATGCGTGCGTGCCTGCGAGGAAACTCAGGGCACGTTTGCCTTGACGATTTCGGGCCGCGGCTTTGAGTCGCGCATCACGGCCGGGCAGGGCGATGACTTCATGGCCAGCGATTGCGTCAGCTGTGGTGCCTGCGTGCAGGCCTGCCCCACGGCCACCTTGCAGGAAAAAGCCGTGGTCGAGCTGGGCCAGAGCGAGCACAGCGAGATCACCACTTGTGCCTACTGCGGCGTGGGCTGCGGCTTCAAGGCCGAGATGAAGGGCGAGCAGGTTGTGCGCATGGTGCCGTGGAAGGATGGCAAGGCCAACGAAGGCCATGCCTGCGTCAAGGGCCGCTTTGCCTGGGGCTATGCCACGCACAAGGATCGCATCACCAAGCCCATGATCCGCGCCAAGATTACTGATCCCTGGCGTGAAGTCAGCTGGGAGGAAGCCATTGGTCATGCGGCCAGCGAGTTCCGCCGCATTCAGGCCCAGCATGGCAAGGATGCTATTGGTGGCATCACGTCCTCGCGCTGCACCAACGAAGAAACCTATCTGGTGCAAAAGCTGATTCGCGCAGCGTTTGGCAACAACAACGTCGATACCTGCGCGCGTGTTTGCCATTCGCCTACGGGCTATGGCCTGGGTCAGACCTATGGCACTTCGGCGGGTACCCAGACTTTCAAGTCGGTGGAGCAGTCCGATGTGATCATGGTGATAGGCGCCAACCCCACGGCAGCGCACCCGGTGTTCGGCTCGCGCATGAAAAAGCGCCTGCGCGCGGGTGCCAAGCGCGGCGGCGCCCGGCTGATAGTGATTGACCCGCGCGAGATTGATCTGGTCAGCTCACCGCACATCAAGGCCGACTATCACCTGCAGCTCAAGCCCGGCACCAATGTGGCCATGATTACGGCACTGGCCCATGTGATCGTCACCGAAGGCTTGCTGGCCGATGCGTACATTGATGAGCGCTGTGATGCCAAGTCTTTCGAGCAATGGAAGGTGTTTGCGGCCAGACCCGAAAACTCGCCAGAAGCGACGGCTGAAGTGACGGGCGTTGCGCCGGAGCTGGTGCGTGGCGCAGCGCGTTTGTATGCGCGGGGCGATGCCAGCATGCAGGGCCGCCAGGTCAATGGCGCGATCTACTATGGCCTCGGCGTGACCGAGCATGCGCAAGGCTCAACCATGGTCATGGGCATTGCCAATCTGGCCATGGCCACGGGCAATGTGGGCCGCGAAGGCGTGGGCGTGAACCCGCTGCGCGGCCAGAACAATGTGCAGGGCAGCTGCGACATGGGCAGCTTTCCGCATGAGCTGCCGGGCTACCGCCATATCTCGGACAGCATTACGCGTGCCGAGTTTGAAGGCGCATGGGGCGTGCGGCTCAGCCCAGAGCCGGGTCTGCGCATTCCCAATATGTTTGAAGCAGCGCTGGGCGGCAGCTTTCTGGGTCTGTACTGCGAGGGCGAGGACATTGTGCAGTCTGACCCCAACACCCAGCATGTGACTGCCGCGCTGTCGGCCATGCAGTGCGTGGTGGTGCAGGACATCTTCCTTAACGAAACTGCCAAGTTCGCCCATGTGTTTCTGCCGGGTTCGTCCTTCATGGAAAAGGACGGCACCTTCACCAACGCCGAGCGCCGTATCTCGCGTGTCACCCAGCTGATGCAGCCGCAGGCTGGTTATGCCGACTGGGAAGTGACGCAGCTGCTGAGCAATGCGCTGGGTTACCCCATGAACTACACCCACCCCGAGCAGATCATGGCCGAGATTGCTTCGCTGACCCCAAGCTTTGCAGGCGTGAGCTACGAGAAGATCGAACGCCTGGGCAGCGTGCAATGGCCTTGCAATGACAGCACGGACGAGGCCGGAACCAGCATCATGCACAAGGAAAAATTCGTGCGTGGCAAGGGTCGCTTCATCATCACGCAATATGTGGCGACCGATGAAAAAGTCACCCAGCGTTTTCCGCTGTTGCTGACCACGGGGCGCATTCTTTCGCAGTACAACGTGGGTGCGCAGACCCGCCGCACGCCCAATAGCCAGTGGCACAGTGAAGACCGGCTGGAAATTCACCCGCTGGATGCCGAAGACCGTGGCGTGCGTGATGGCGACTGGGTGGGTATTGAAAGCCGCGCCGGTCACACGGTGTTGCGCGCCATGGTGACTGAGCGCATTCAGCCCGGCGTGGTCTATACCACCTTCCATTTCCCGGAGTCGGGTGCGAACGTGATTACCACCGACAGTTCTGACTGGGCCACCAACTGCCCCGAGTACAAGGTGACCGCTGTGCAGGTGATGCCGGTGGCCCAGCCTTCAAGCTGGCAGCAAGGCTACAGGCGTTTCAACGATCAGCAGCTCGGCCATCTGGCTGCGGCGCAGCTGGAGGCGGGAGAGCTGTGA
- a CDS encoding DMT family transporter, whose product MTVSRFSAAQLGPHLRLIGMALLWGASWPAGKVIAQNMPPLAAASLRFLLAAIVLLPWMYGTVGFSPLKKWSAQRWMGMALAGATGVFGYAAMFLMGLQHIPAGKAALLITLNPVLTLLLAVWIFKERINGVIGLGMAVAAMGAVVVISHGNPLQVFNGALGVGEWLILGCVACWVSYTLLGRWVMDGVDALSATAVTSTLGALMLLVSSLCVEGTQGFAQAFHSSAKAWGALLFLAWGATALAYAWYFAGVKALGVGAASGYITLVPVIGVILSALLLGESIESSMLIGGAMAVLGTAVMNWGRRAVA is encoded by the coding sequence ATGACAGTTTCCCGATTTTCTGCTGCCCAGCTGGGGCCGCATCTGCGCCTGATTGGCATGGCTTTGCTCTGGGGTGCTTCCTGGCCCGCAGGCAAAGTGATTGCCCAGAACATGCCGCCACTGGCCGCCGCCAGCCTGCGTTTTTTGCTGGCCGCCATAGTGCTGCTGCCGTGGATGTATGGCACCGTGGGCTTTAGTCCACTCAAAAAGTGGAGCGCCCAGCGCTGGATGGGTATGGCGCTGGCGGGTGCTACAGGCGTATTTGGCTATGCCGCCATGTTCTTGATGGGGCTGCAGCACATTCCGGCTGGCAAGGCTGCGCTGCTGATTACGCTCAATCCTGTTCTTACCCTGCTGCTGGCCGTCTGGATTTTCAAGGAGCGCATCAACGGCGTGATTGGGCTGGGCATGGCGGTAGCCGCCATGGGCGCGGTGGTGGTGATCTCGCACGGCAATCCGCTGCAGGTTTTTAACGGCGCTCTGGGCGTGGGTGAATGGTTGATTCTGGGCTGCGTGGCCTGCTGGGTCAGCTACACCTTGCTGGGGCGCTGGGTGATGGATGGTGTGGATGCACTGTCTGCCACCGCGGTGACCTCCACACTGGGCGCGCTGATGCTGCTGGTTAGCAGCCTGTGTGTGGAGGGAACGCAGGGCTTTGCGCAAGCATTTCACAGCTCTGCCAAGGCCTGGGGGGCATTGCTGTTCCTGGCCTGGGGTGCAACGGCGCTGGCTTACGCCTGGTACTTCGCCGGTGTGAAGGCGCTGGGTGTTGGTGCCGCTTCCGGCTATATCACGCTGGTGCCGGTGATTGGGGTGATTCTTTCGGCACTGCTGCTGGGCGAGAGCATTGAAAGCTCCATGCTGATTGGCGGTGCAATGGCGGTGCTGGGCACGGCAGTCATGAACTGGGGCCGTCGCGCAGTGGCGTGA
- a CDS encoding formate dehydrogenase subunit delta: MDVSNLIRMANRIGEFFEAMPDRDEALHGIAEHIQKFWDPRMRGHLLTALAQAEEAQHLSPIVREALLRHEKMLASVVA; encoded by the coding sequence ATGGACGTGAGCAATCTGATCCGCATGGCCAACCGTATTGGCGAATTTTTTGAAGCCATGCCTGACCGTGACGAGGCCCTGCACGGCATTGCAGAGCATATTCAGAAGTTCTGGGATCCGCGCATGCGTGGGCACTTGCTGACTGCTCTGGCGCAGGCCGAGGAGGCTCAGCACCTCTCGCCCATTGTGCGAGAGGCGTTGCTGCGCCATGAAAAAATGCTGGCCAGCGTGGTGGCATGA